The genome window CCCTCGTCTCGTCCGCTGTGGCTTCGTACCCAACGGCGACGATGCCGCGGCGGCGCTGGCGCGTGCGGTGCGGGCATGCGGCGCGCGCCAGGCGCCGGTCTCCACCCTGCTCGATGTCGGCAGCTACAACCTGCTGTTGGTGGAAATGCCGCGAGTGCCCCCGGAGGAAATGCGCCAGGCGGTACGCTGGCAGGTCCGCGACCTGATCGACTTCCACATCGACGATGCCGTGATCGATGTGTTCGACGCGCCGGCCAGCGCGGCGCGCGGCGTGCAGGACCATCTCTACGTGGTCGCCGCCCGCAAGGCGCTGGTGCAGGAGCGGGTCGATGCCCTTGCCGCGGCCGGCGCGAAGCTGGGCGTGATCGACATTCCCGAGCTGGCGCTGCGCAATCTCGCAGCGCTGCTGGAAGAAGACCGCGAGGGCGTGGCGCTGTTGTATCTGGGCGACGACAGTGGCCTGATCGCGCTGTGCCGGCAGGGGGTGCTGTATCTGGCGCGCACCCTGGCGCTGGGACAGGTTCGGGTGTCGGAGGCGCTTGCCGGCGGCGACGAACAGCTGTTGGGTTCGCTGGCGCTGGAGATCCAGCGCACGCTGGACTACTACGACCGCCACTTCCAGCAGGCGCCCATCGGCCGGCTGGCCGTGGCGCCGCTGGCCTTCGACGGCGCCCCGCTGACCGAATCCATCCAGTCCCAGCTCGGCCTGCAGTCGCGGATGATCGACCTGTGCCAGACGCTGGAATGCGAGACCACCCCCGACGCAGAAACCGCCAGCCAGGTCACCCTTGCCGTGGCTGCGGCCTTGCGGCAGGAGACGCGCAGCCTGTAGGGATCAGGGCGCGGGCCAGCCCGCGCAACGACAGAACCTCACCCCGCCTCGCGACCGCCGTCCTCGCCTTCCATGCCCAGTTCCTTGATCTTGCGGGTGAGCGTGTTGCGACCCCAGCCCAGCAGCCGTGCGGCGTCCTGACGCCGGCCGCCGGTGCGGCGCAGGGCGACTTCGATCATGATGCGTTCGAAGGCGGGGGTGGCGCGATTGAGCAGGCCGCTCTCCCCCTGGGCGAGCTGCTGGTCGGCCCAGCGTTCAAGCGCCTCTTCCCATCCGGTGCCACCCTCCGTCGGTGATGCCCCGGTTTCCATCAGTTCCGGCGGCAGGTCGCTCATGTGCACCTCCTGGCTGGAGGCCATGACCGTGAGCCAGCGGCAAAGGTTTTCGAGCTGGCGCACATTGCCGGGCCAGTCCAGACCCGTGAGGTACTGCTCGACCTCGGGCAGCACGCGCTTGGGCTCCACGTTGAGTTCGGCAGCGGCGCGGTCAAGGAAGAAGCGCAGCAGCAGCGGGATGTCCTCGCGGCGCTCGCGCAGCGCGGGAATGTGGATGCGGATGACATTGAGGCGATGGAACAGATCCTCGCGGAAACGGCCCTCGCGCACCAGCTGTTCGAGATTCTGGTGGGTGGCGGCGATGATGCGAACGTTGACCCTCACCGGGGTATGGCCACCGACACGATAGAACTCGCCGTCGGCCAGCACCCGCAGCAGGCGGGTCTGCAGCTCGGCGGGCATGTCGCCGATCTCGTCCAGGAACAGGGTACCCTGGTCTGCCTGCTCGAAGCGGCCGAGGCGGCGCGACTGGGCACCGGTGAAGGCGCCCTTCTCGTGGCCGAACAGCTCGGACTCCAGCAGGTCGCGCGGGATGGCGGCCATGTTCAGGGCAATGAAGGGGTGCCCGGCGCGCGGACTGTGGCGGTGCAGGGCCCGCGCCACCAGCTCCTTGCCGGTGCCGGACTCGCCGTTGATGAGCACGGTGATGTTGGAGCGCGACAGCCGGCCGATGGCACGGAACACCTCCTGCATCGCCGGCGCCTCGCCCACGATCTCGGGCGTCGCGGCCGGGGCGACCGACTCTGCGGCGGCCTGAGACTGGCGGCTGTGGGCAACCGCGCGCTGGACCAGGGCCACGGCCTCGTCGACATCGAAGGGCTTGGGCAGGTATTCGAAGGCGCCGCCCTGGTAGGCGGCCACGGCGCTGTCGAGATCCGAATGCGCGGTCATGATGATGACGGGCAGCGTCGGGTGTTCGGCCTGGATGGCATTGAGCAGTTCCAGGCCATCGATGCCGGGCATGCGAATGTCGGTGATCAGGGCGTCGGGCTGCCGTTCGCGCAGTGTCTCCAGCACGCCGCTGGCGCTGGCGAAGCTGCTGACCTCCATGCCGGCCTGGCGCAGCGCCTTCTCCAGCACCCAGCGGATCGACTTGTCGTCGTCGATGACCCAGATCCTTTCCTGCCTACTCATCCCGTGACTCCAGGGGCAACAACAAGGTGAAAACGGTTTCGCCCGGTTCGCTGCGGCACTCGATCAGGCCGCCGTGCAGATTGACCAGCGACTGGGCGATGGACAGACCCAGTCCCGTGCCTTCGGCGTGACCGGTCACCATGGGCAGGAACAGGGTCTCGCGCATGTCCTCGGGGATGCCGGGGCCGTTGTCGATGATCTCCACGCTGAGCACCAGGCGGTGGCGCTGCTGGCCGATGGTGAACTGGCGCCTCGCGCGGGTGCGCAGGGTGATGGTGCCCTGGCCATCCAGCGCCTGCGCGGCATTGCGCACGATGTTCAGCACCGACTGGATCAGCATGTCGGCATCGGCCTGCAGTTCGGGGATGCTGGGGTCGTAGTCGCGCTCGATCTCGATGCCGCCGCCCTCGGCAAGCACCAGGCTGCGGACGTGCTCCAGCACCTCGTGGATGTTGGTCGGCTGCCGCTTGGGCAGGGTCTTCGGCCCCAGCATGCGGTTGACCAGGCTGCGCAGGCGGTCGGCCTCGCCGATGATGATGCGGGTGTATTCGCGCAATTCCTCCGAATCCAGCTCGCGCTCCAGCAGCTGCGCAGCACCGCGCAGGCCGCCCAGGGGATTCTTGATCTCGTGCGCCAGACCGCGCACCAGTTGGCGCATGGCCTGGCTCTGCTCCAGCAGCGTCTCCTCGCGGGCGATGCGCAGGTGGCGATCGACGCGGATCAGCTCGACGATCAGCAGGGTATCCCGGCCGCTCTCGGTCTGCGGGGTGACCGTGTAGTCGACGGTGATCTCCTTGCCGTTGTGCAGGCGCAGGTCGCGGCCCCGCTCGGTGAAGGCACGGAATTCGTCCAGGGCACTGGCAAGCCGACCGGCCAGGGGCTGGGCATCGGCGACCAGATCGCTGAGGGTGAGGCCGCGCAGATGGCGTGCGCTGTGCGCGAACAGGGCCTCGGCGGCCGGATTGAGGTGAAGGATGCGCAACTCGGCATCGAACACCACCACGGCGGTACTCAGGCTTTCCAGAATGCGGGTCTGGCCCGGGGTCATGAGATCGATCTCGGCAGCCATGAAAGATCTGCGTGCAAGAACCAAACCAGCTTCGGGTACCCGGCAGCGGTGTACTGCTGCGGCCACAACCAAGGTATAACTTGTTGAAAACCGCCAGGTTGATCGCCGAGTATTCGGCCAGCGCGCCCGGTGCGCCCTGTATGCTGGTCCAGGACCGTGCAGGGCACCCCGCCATTATGCACCACAATGGTGCGTTAGATCAGTTGGCCCGCTTACGGGCCGGAAAGAGCACCGACTGGCGGTGCAGATAGACGGTGACCGGCGCGCTCTCGATCAGCACCTGGTCCCGCGGGTCGACCACCTGGACCTGGATGCGGTGCTCGCCGCGATCGACGTTCTCGAACCGGTAGCTGCCGCCAGAGACGCGGGCAATCGGACGGCCGTCGAGCAGCACCCGGTACTGGTGACCCAGCTGCGACTTCAGGCCCGGTTCGGTGGCAAAGCGGATCTCGAAGCTGCCGGCGTTGTCGCGGATGGTGGCCTGGTCCTGGGGCTGGAGGATGCGCACCGCGCTGTAGGCAGGCGCCTCGGCGGGGGCCTGCGGCCGGGTCCGAATCGGCGGCAGCGGAGGCGGGGTGTAGGTGCTGGGTGGTGGCAACTCCACCTTCTCGGCCCCCGGCGGGGGCTGGTCCCCGAAGTGGACCGTGCCATCCTCGTCCACCCAGCGATAGACCTCGGCGGCCATGGCCTGGCCGGCAAGCAGCGCGAGCAGCAACAGCGTTAGACCAGTTCGATGCGGGTACATGAATGTTCCTCTCCCTGCTTCCCTGCAGACACCGGCGCCGGTGCCAGGTTCCGCTGCCTGAAGCGTAATGCGACAAGGCCCTGAAAAGCAAAGGGCCCCGCGAACGGGGCCCCTGCAAGCAGCGTTCCGCGGAATTCAGACGCTGTAGTACATGTCGAACTCCACCGGATGGGTGGTCATGCGCAGGCGTGTGACCTCTTCCATCTTCAACGCGATGTAGCCGTCGATGGCATCGTCCGTGAACACGCCGCCGGCGGTGAGGAACTTGCGGTCGGCGTCGAGGGCCTCCAGTGCCTGATCGAAGGAATGACAGACCTGCGGGATCTCGGCTTCCTCCTCCGGCGGCAGATCGTACAGGTCCTTGTCCATGGCGTCGCCCGGATGGATCTTGTTCTGGATGCCGTCCAGGCCGGCCATCATCATGGCCGCGAAGGCCAGATAGGGGTTGGCGGTGGAGTCGGGGAAACGCACCTCGATGCGCCGTGCCTTCGGGTTGGAGACGAAGGGAATGCGGATGGAGGCGGAGCGGTTGCGGGCCGAATAGGCCAGCATCACCGGGGCCTCGAAACCGGGCACCAGGCGCTTGTAGGAGTTGGTGGAAGCGTTGGTGAAGGCGTTCAGGGCACGGGCATGCTTGATGATGCCGCCGATGTAGTAGAGCGCCAGATCGGACAGGCCACCGTACTTGTTGCCGCTGAAGATGTTCTTGCCCTTCTTCACCAGCGACTGGTGCACGTGCATGCCGTTGCCGTTGTCGCCGACCAGCGGCTTGGGCATGAAGGTCGCGGTCTTGCCGTAGGCCGCTGCCACGTTGTGGACCACGTACTTCAGAATCTGTACTTCGTCGGCCTTGGCGACGAGCGTGTTGGCGCCGACGCCGATCTCGCACTGGCCGGCGGTGGCCACTTCGTGGTGATGCACCTCGGTCTTGAGGCCCATCTCCTCCAGCGCCAGGCACATGGCCCCGCGCAGATCATGCAGGGAGTCGACCGGCGGCACCGGGAAGTAACCGCCCTTGACCGATGGGCGATGGCCCATGTTGCCGTCCTCGAACACGCGCTCGGTGTTCCAGGAGGCCTCGCTGGAATCGACCTTGTAGAAGGCGCCGCTGATGTCGGAACCCCAACGCACGTCGTCGAGCACGAAGAACTCGTTCTCGGGGCCGAACAGCGCCTGGTCGGCGATGCCGGTGGATTTCAGATACTCCTCGGCGCGCACGGCGATGGAACGGGGATCACGCTCGTAACCGGACATGGTGGCGGGTTCTAGGATGTTGCAGCGGATGTTGAGCTGCGGCTCGTCGGAGAAGGGGTCGAGCACAGCGGTCTTGGTGTCCGGCATCAGGATCATGTCGGACTCGTTGATGCCCTTCCAGCCCGCGATGGAGGAGCCGTCGAACATCTTGCCGTCCTTGAAGAAGGATGCGTCGATGGTATCGGCCGGAACGGTGACGTGCTGTTCCTTGCCGCGGGTGTCCGTGAAACGCAGATCGACGAACAGGACCTCGTTGTCCTTGATCATCTTCTGAACCTTGGCTGCTGTCATTGCTGTTTCTCCACTTGCCTTTTGGTGAACATCCACTGCCGCGGAAGGTCAGGGCCACACGCGCGCGCAGTACCGGAATTCGGGTGTCCATCCGGGTGCATGTTCCATGCCACGGACAGACGCCCTTTTATTACCAATAGTTAGACGACATTTCGGGACCCGCGCCCCGACCAAATGCACCATTCTGGTGCCCCTCTACGCAGAGCGCACCATGATTGTGCATCATTCGAACAACACGCGCAGGTCACCGAATCCGTCGAGCTGCCGCGCGCGCGCTTCCAGCCGGGCGCGCAGCGCCTCGGCGGCGGCCCGGTCGGTGGCCAGCTCCAGCGGCAGCACCAGATCCACATGCACCTTGCCATCCAGGTAGTGCAGGGTGATGTCCCGGATCTGTCCGGCCACAGGATCGTCGGCCCAGAGCGCGCGCAGGCGCGCCAGCAGTTCGTGACGCAGCGGCAGATGATCACACGAAGAGCGGGTTTCGTCATCCTCGGGATCGATGTGCACGGTGACGTCGGCCACGGCATCGATGTCGTTGATCAGGGTCTGGCGGACCTTCTCGCCGATCTGGTGACCCTCGGAGACGCTGAGGGTGGGGTCCACCTGGATGTGGACGTCCACCAGCGCATCGCCGCCGCTCATGCGGCTGCGCAGCATGTGCAGGGCGCGCACGCCCTTGACGTCGCGGATGGCTTCGCGGATGCGCTGCAATTCCTCTTCGTCGAGCGCGGTATCGATCAGCTCCTGCAGGCTGCGCCAGGCCAGGTCCCAGCCGATCTTCGCCACCATGAAGCCGACGATGGCCGCGGCAATGGCGTCCATGTACGGGAGGCCGGCCATGGTGCCGGCGACGCCGATCATGACCACGATCGAGGAAATGGCGTCCGAGCGATGGTGCCAGGCATTGGCCCGCAGCATCTTCGAGCGCAGGCGGCGCGCGACCACCATGGTGTAGTGGTAAAGCGCCTCCTTGGCCAGCACCGACACCAGCGCACCCACCAGCGCCAGCATGCCCGGCACCAGCAGCTCTTCTGGATTGAACAGACGATGCGCGGCATCCCAGGCGATGCCGATGGCCACCAGCACCAGCACCACGCCGAGTGCCACCGTCATCACCGTCTCGATGCGACCATGACCATAGGGATGCTCCTCGTCGGCCTCGCGGTGGGCATGCTTGGCGGCGAAGATCACCATGACATCGGTGGCCAGGTCCGACAGGGAATGGATGCCATCCGCAACCAGAGACTGCGAATTGGCCGCGACACCGATGACGATCTTGCCGATGCCCAGCAACAGGTTGACGACGAGACCGACAAGGGTGACGCGCCGGGTCGCCTGATAGCGTTCGGCGGGCTCGGCGCGTGCGGTGTGAACGGGTGCGTGCATGCTGATCGGCGGTCCGGTGTCTCGGAAAGGGCCCTATTTCACCGCCAGCGGGCGGCGGAAGCAAATGGGTTCAGCCGCCCACGCGCACCAGGATGCGGATGTCCCGGTCCTGCTGCTCGGTGGCCAGCACCTGATGGCCATTGATGCGGCACCAGGTCGGGATGTCGTGCAGGGCGCCCGGGTCGGTGCAGTGCACCAGCAGCTCGTCACCCGGCGCCAGCCCGGCGATGGCATCCTGGGTGCGGATCACCGGGAGCGGACAGAGGATGTTGCGGGCATCCAGCTCGTGACGGCTCACAGCAGCCAGTCCCCGGGGATCTCGGCCGGTGGCAGGGGGCGAACCGTTGTCTCGCGCGGCTCGCCGCCCGGCGGAACGATGGCCACCGTGACCGCCTCGGCATCGCGGCCCTGGCCATAGCGGGCCACCAACCGCGCGGCCAGCTCCAGATCCTCCGCCGAAGGCGTGCCATCGACCAGTGCCAGCGGACCCTTGTGGCTGGTGGCATGCAGATGGGTGAACTGCCGGCGATAGCCCTCCAGAAAGCGGTTCTCGCCTTCCTCGCGGCCGATGATCAGCTTGAAGTGCGGGGCGGGGCGGATGTGGCGGCCGACCTTGAGCAGCATGATGTCGTCGAGTTCATAGCGCCGTTCGCCGCGCGCCGACCACAGGTCGGCCAGCTTGGCGGAATACTGGGCATCGGTGAGAAAGCAGCAGCCGCCGGCCGGCTGGGCATAGTCGGTGAAACCGTAGCGCGCCGCCAGCGCCATCTGCGGCTTGCGCGAGCGACCGCTGAAATCGTACAGGCGCTCCCGGTCCACCCAGCCCTCGCGCTCGGGCAGGGTCGGCGGCAGGTTCTTCGCGCACAGCGGCCGCAACAGCCGGTCCTCGGCACCGGACTCCTGCGCCACCAGCGGCAGGGTATCGGCGCGCTGCGACTTCGGCCGCTGGCCGACCACTTCGCCGGTGACGATGAAATCGAAGCCGTTGGCCTCGATCCACTCGGTGGCCTTGCGCACCATGAATACCTTGCAGTCGAGACAGGGGTTGAGGTTGGCGCCGTATCCGTGCTTCGGATTGAGCACGATGTCCTTGTATTCCTCGATCACGTCGATGATGTGCAGCCTGATGCCGAGTTGCTCCGCCACCCACAGGGCGTTGTTGCGCTTGGGCCGGGCACGGTCCTTCTTGCGAATGGCGTGGGTGTGGCCTTCGACGCAGAACCCCGTAAAGAAATTGATGCCCTCGACATGGATGCCCTGTTCCTGCACCACGCGCGCGGCAAGCATGGAATCGAGTCCGCCGGAGATGAGGGCAACGGCTTTGCGCTGGGTCATGGCACGAGACCGGATACGGCTGCAAGGGGAGGGGCATTCTACAGCGCGGCCGCGGCCGGCGGCCAGCGCGCCTATTGCACCAGGGGCTGCGGATGATGGCGGATTTGCAGCCGGGCTCGGGAGGCGCTGGCACTCAAGCCGTAGCCGTCGCTACGGCTTGAGTGAAGCACCCCCGAGGCCGAGCGAAAATCCGCCAGGGCCGCAGCAGGCAGCGGGCGGGCACAAATCGTACCCCGGGCCACGGGCAAAAAACCCGGTTCATTGTCCACCAGGACAACAAGCTACCCGCCGCCCGCTTCCGCCCTGGTGCAATAGGCGGGCTGGCGCGGCAACCGCCGTGTCGGTGGGGAACAGGGCCGCTCAGTGGCGCCGGCGGGGCGGTGCGTCGAGCGGCATGGGCGCGCTGCCGGTGGTCTCGGCCAGCCGGCGGCGGGCATGTTCGCTGCCGGTCTCCAGCCAGATCTCGGCCTGCACGAGGGGATCCAGTGTCGCCTGCGGGTCCATTTCGCGCATGGCCGAGAGCACGTCGCGCAGGGACACGAAGCCCTCCGACAGCCGGGCATAGACCTCGGCCGCGGCGTGGCGCAACCGCTCGGCCAGCAATCCGTAGGCGCTGCGGCCCATGTCCACGTAATAGCCGACCCGCACCAGCCGGCGCTCGGCCCGCTCCGGATAGAACCCGGAATAGAGCAGGCACTGGTCGCCGACATCGCGCAACTGTTCCGTCTGCAGCGCGCCCTGCGCACGCATGGAGCGCAGGAACTCCAGCGCCATCACCCGGCTGGCCAGATCCGGGCGCGCGGCAAAGCGCATGAGCAGAAACACCAGGTAGCTTTCCAGCTCCTCGCCCAGCCGGCACTCGCAGGCCGCCTCGGCCTCGCTGACCAGGGCGTGCCACTGGGCGGTCGAGGTGGGTCCCAGCACGATGCGTGGCATCTGAACCTCCTGACAGGGCCTGTCTGAAACAGCGGCGCGGAATGCGGGCCGCTTTAGCCCGCATAGTGCACCCGGGCGGAAGCGGGCGGCAGGCAACGGGTCGTCCCGGCGGGCAATGAACCGGATTTCTTGCCCATGGCCCGGCGTACGATGTGTGCCCGCCCGCATCCTGCTGCGGCCCTGGCGCAACATGCGAGCCAGGCCTGGAACCATGCAGGTTTCAGGCCATCGGTCATCCCGGCAACCGGCCGTGCCCCCAGATTGCGGTCTTCGGCGCGGCGCTTCAACCCCCTGTCGTGGCGGCGAATTGCCTGTACCGGATTGCCTGCTAGAATGGCCGGATGCAGTCCCGCGACTGCCGGAAGCCACAACAACACCAAGGTGGAGGAAAGCCCATGAGATACACCCCGCTCGCGGCCGCGGCCGCATTCACCCTGCTCGCTGCCCAGGCCCAGGCCGGCGGCTATGCCGGTATCGCCCTCGGCCAGGCCAGCATCGACGACACCGTCACTCAGTCGGGCACCAGTGCCGGCATCGACGAGAACGCCACGGGCTGGAAGATCTTCGGCGGCTACGGCTTCACCGACAACCTCGGCGTCGAGGCCGGTTGGGCCGATCTGGGCGACATGAACGAGGGTGGTGTCGTCGACACCGAGACCGAGGGCTTCTATGCCGCCGGCGTCGGCCGCTTTCCGATCGGGGACAGCGGCCTTTCGGTTCACGGCAAGCTGGGCCTCTATGCCTGGGATCAGGACATCGCCATCTCGGGCGGTACGGTGAGCCACGACGGTATCGATTTCATGTACGGCATCGGTGCCAAGTACCTCGTCAACGACCTGCTCGGCGTGCAGTTCGACTGGGAACGCTACAACACCGAAACCGACGCCGACCTGATTTCGGTGGGCATCACCCTGAACTTCTGAACCCGCCGGCACCGGCCGCCCGCGCCTGACTTGGGCCGGGTGGTCGGGCTATACTTGCCCGCCGACCCCCCATCCACCACTGCCAGCGGGTAGCGCACGTCAATGTCTGCCGACCAAGCCGCGGCCCCGGCCGCCTTCGAGCCGACCAGCTTCCAGGGACTGATCCTCGCCTTGCAGGGCTACTGGGCCCGCCAGGGCTGT of Thiohalobacter sp. contains these proteins:
- the pilM gene encoding type IV pilus biogenesis protein PilM, encoding MLSLFRKRDAAIRHAVVPLDRGVAFAEVDRRGEARPRLVRCGFVPNGDDAAAALARAVRACGARQAPVSTLLDVGSYNLLLVEMPRVPPEEMRQAVRWQVRDLIDFHIDDAVIDVFDAPASAARGVQDHLYVVAARKALVQERVDALAAAGAKLGVIDIPELALRNLAALLEEDREGVALLYLGDDSGLIALCRQGVLYLARTLALGQVRVSEALAGGDEQLLGSLALEIQRTLDYYDRHFQQAPIGRLAVAPLAFDGAPLTESIQSQLGLQSRMIDLCQTLECETTPDAETASQVTLAVAAALRQETRSL
- the ntrC gene encoding nitrogen regulation protein NR(I) codes for the protein MSRQERIWVIDDDKSIRWVLEKALRQAGMEVSSFASASGVLETLRERQPDALITDIRMPGIDGLELLNAIQAEHPTLPVIIMTAHSDLDSAVAAYQGGAFEYLPKPFDVDEAVALVQRAVAHSRQSQAAAESVAPAATPEIVGEAPAMQEVFRAIGRLSRSNITVLINGESGTGKELVARALHRHSPRAGHPFIALNMAAIPRDLLESELFGHEKGAFTGAQSRRLGRFEQADQGTLFLDEIGDMPAELQTRLLRVLADGEFYRVGGHTPVRVNVRIIAATHQNLEQLVREGRFREDLFHRLNVIRIHIPALRERREDIPLLLRFFLDRAAAELNVEPKRVLPEVEQYLTGLDWPGNVRQLENLCRWLTVMASSQEVHMSDLPPELMETGASPTEGGTGWEEALERWADQQLAQGESGLLNRATPAFERIMIEVALRRTGGRRQDAARLLGWGRNTLTRKIKELGMEGEDGGREAG
- the glnL gene encoding nitrogen regulation protein NR(II), producing MAAEIDLMTPGQTRILESLSTAVVVFDAELRILHLNPAAEALFAHSARHLRGLTLSDLVADAQPLAGRLASALDEFRAFTERGRDLRLHNGKEITVDYTVTPQTESGRDTLLIVELIRVDRHLRIAREETLLEQSQAMRQLVRGLAHEIKNPLGGLRGAAQLLERELDSEELREYTRIIIGEADRLRSLVNRMLGPKTLPKRQPTNIHEVLEHVRSLVLAEGGGIEIERDYDPSIPELQADADMLIQSVLNIVRNAAQALDGQGTITLRTRARRQFTIGQQRHRLVLSVEIIDNGPGIPEDMRETLFLPMVTGHAEGTGLGLSIAQSLVNLHGGLIECRSEPGETVFTLLLPLESRDE
- a CDS encoding DUF4124 domain-containing protein, which codes for MYPHRTGLTLLLLALLAGQAMAAEVYRWVDEDGTVHFGDQPPPGAEKVELPPPSTYTPPPLPPIRTRPQAPAEAPAYSAVRILQPQDQATIRDNAGSFEIRFATEPGLKSQLGHQYRVLLDGRPIARVSGGSYRFENVDRGEHRIQVQVVDPRDQVLIESAPVTVYLHRQSVLFPARKRAN
- the glnA gene encoding glutamate--ammonia ligase, with the protein product MTAAKVQKMIKDNEVLFVDLRFTDTRGKEQHVTVPADTIDASFFKDGKMFDGSSIAGWKGINESDMILMPDTKTAVLDPFSDEPQLNIRCNILEPATMSGYERDPRSIAVRAEEYLKSTGIADQALFGPENEFFVLDDVRWGSDISGAFYKVDSSEASWNTERVFEDGNMGHRPSVKGGYFPVPPVDSLHDLRGAMCLALEEMGLKTEVHHHEVATAGQCEIGVGANTLVAKADEVQILKYVVHNVAAAYGKTATFMPKPLVGDNGNGMHVHQSLVKKGKNIFSGNKYGGLSDLALYYIGGIIKHARALNAFTNASTNSYKRLVPGFEAPVMLAYSARNRSASIRIPFVSNPKARRIEVRFPDSTANPYLAFAAMMMAGLDGIQNKIHPGDAMDKDLYDLPPEEEAEIPQVCHSFDQALEALDADRKFLTAGGVFTDDAIDGYIALKMEEVTRLRMTTHPVEFDMYYSV
- a CDS encoding cation diffusion facilitator family transporter → MHAPVHTARAEPAERYQATRRVTLVGLVVNLLLGIGKIVIGVAANSQSLVADGIHSLSDLATDVMVIFAAKHAHREADEEHPYGHGRIETVMTVALGVVLVLVAIGIAWDAAHRLFNPEELLVPGMLALVGALVSVLAKEALYHYTMVVARRLRSKMLRANAWHHRSDAISSIVVMIGVAGTMAGLPYMDAIAAAIVGFMVAKIGWDLAWRSLQELIDTALDEEELQRIREAIRDVKGVRALHMLRSRMSGGDALVDVHIQVDPTLSVSEGHQIGEKVRQTLINDIDAVADVTVHIDPEDDETRSSCDHLPLRHELLARLRALWADDPVAGQIRDITLHYLDGKVHVDLVLPLELATDRAAAEALRARLEARARQLDGFGDLRVLFE
- a CDS encoding sulfurtransferase TusA family protein, which gives rise to MSRHELDARNILCPLPVIRTQDAIAGLAPGDELLVHCTDPGALHDIPTWCRINGHQVLATEQQDRDIRILVRVGG
- a CDS encoding tRNA (5-methylaminomethyl-2-thiouridylate)-methyltransferase, whose protein sequence is MTQRKAVALISGGLDSMLAARVVQEQGIHVEGINFFTGFCVEGHTHAIRKKDRARPKRNNALWVAEQLGIRLHIIDVIEEYKDIVLNPKHGYGANLNPCLDCKVFMVRKATEWIEANGFDFIVTGEVVGQRPKSQRADTLPLVAQESGAEDRLLRPLCAKNLPPTLPEREGWVDRERLYDFSGRSRKPQMALAARYGFTDYAQPAGGCCFLTDAQYSAKLADLWSARGERRYELDDIMLLKVGRHIRPAPHFKLIIGREEGENRFLEGYRRQFTHLHATSHKGPLALVDGTPSAEDLELAARLVARYGQGRDAEAVTVAIVPPGGEPRETTVRPLPPAEIPGDWLL
- a CDS encoding outer membrane beta-barrel protein, with translation MRYTPLAAAAAFTLLAAQAQAGGYAGIALGQASIDDTVTQSGTSAGIDENATGWKIFGGYGFTDNLGVEAGWADLGDMNEGGVVDTETEGFYAAGVGRFPIGDSGLSVHGKLGLYAWDQDIAISGGTVSHDGIDFMYGIGAKYLVNDLLGVQFDWERYNTETDADLISVGITLNF